A portion of the Lolium rigidum isolate FL_2022 chromosome 1, APGP_CSIRO_Lrig_0.1, whole genome shotgun sequence genome contains these proteins:
- the LOC124670505 gene encoding probable peroxygenase 5 — translation MMVGWRQSSAAASLQMTPVTILLFVWVFSWGHATAYLDIANMTELQKHVSFFDRNKDGIITPSETFEGYVALGCDVAFSRESASSVHAALGPKTSPVNAPLPQINIYIDQIHKGMHGSDTGAYDANGRFVPQKFEEIFIKHAKVRSDALTSLEVEELILSNRDPLDPQSWGGPVKEWGLSYKLSSDKDGFLHKDSIRGIYDASEFVKLEEKRRSSRSEM, via the exons ATGATGGTGGGCTGGCGACAATCGTCAGCAGCGGCCTCTCTGCAGATGACGCCGGTGACTATTCTTCTGTTTGTATGGGTATTTAGCT GGGGGCATGCGACGGCATATCTTGATATTGCTAACATGACGGAACTCCAAAAACATGTCTCTTTTTTCGACCGTAACAAGGATGGAATTATTACTCCTTCAGAAACATTTGAAG GATATGTTGCACTTGGTTGTGATGTTGCATTTTCTAGAGAGTCTGCCTCCTCGGTACATGCTGCTCTTGGTCCTAAAACGAGCCCG GTTAATGCGCCATTGCCCCAGATTAATATATACATAgaccaaatccacaaagggatgcATGGAAGTGATACAGGTGCATACGATGCTAATGGAAG GTTTGTTCCCCAAAAATTTGAAGAAATATTCATAAAGCATGCAAAAGTTAGATCAGATGCGCTGACATCCTTGGAGGTGGAGGAGCTGATCTTATCAAATCGTGATCCACTAGACCCTCAATCATG GGGAGGGCCAGTAAAAGAGTGGGGCCTGTCATACAAGCTCTCAAGTGATAAGGAtggttttcttcacaaggatagcaTAAGAGGCATATATGATGCGAGTGAGTTTGTCAAGCTGGAGGAAAAACGGAGGTCATCTCGAAGTGAAATGTGA